From a region of the Terriglobia bacterium genome:
- a CDS encoding insulinase family protein has translation MTIFRRVMIACLVAVAALPMTAQQAQPEPPKPEWQQIPTPPLPPFHPQEPKRIQLKNGMVIFLQEDHELPLIDGTMRIRGGGRDTPASKSGVMSIYGESWRTGGSKSRTGDQLDDFLEARAAKVETGGGVDSTNISFSCLKGDFDDVFAVFVDLLHNPEFREDKIDLAKDQVNTAISRRNDQIGSIASRESTKLAYGTENPYARQAEYATVASVTRQDLLDFHKKHVQPNNIILGITGDFDSKALEATLRKAFDAWARGPAYKQTPAEFKGAKPGVYFVAKEDVNQSAIRMMYPVNVTRRSPDYFAIEVMNEVLGGGFASRLMTNVRSKKGLAYAVGGGLGVPFDHPGILRLSLGTKSQTTVEGTQALKEEMVGMLQHPPTDEELKRAKDDILNAFIFNFDSKAKVMRERMAYEFYGYPADFLEQYRSGIEKVTTADVARMAQKYLHPDQLAVLVVGNDKDFDKPLASLGPVTTIDITIPPPPGEESAQPAGAAGSAAPASSNAEGKALIARVVEGMGGAAKLDTVKAFRQTATMTMQSPQGPTEMEYESIVVPPDHSRTTMQTPMGEITMVLGPNVAFMQSGDSTQEMPQQQRENVANSNKRDFINIAQHRDDPKYNFVAGGTEKIGSVEARIVEIDADGARARWFVDPQTGHVLRAIFERNTPSGPVQTTADYSDWRTVNGITLPFKRTLTEGGKVGGGAEIKEFVVNPAVDPKLFEKPPASAQK, from the coding sequence ATGACCATCTTCCGCCGTGTAATGATCGCATGTCTGGTGGCGGTCGCTGCGCTGCCCATGACGGCGCAACAGGCGCAGCCCGAGCCGCCCAAGCCCGAATGGCAGCAGATCCCCACCCCGCCGCTACCGCCATTCCATCCTCAAGAACCAAAGCGGATCCAGCTCAAGAACGGCATGGTCATCTTCCTGCAAGAAGACCACGAGCTGCCGCTGATCGACGGCACCATGCGCATCCGCGGCGGCGGGCGCGACACTCCCGCGTCGAAGAGCGGCGTCATGTCCATCTACGGCGAGTCGTGGCGAACCGGTGGGAGCAAGTCCAGGACCGGCGACCAGCTCGACGATTTCCTCGAAGCCCGCGCCGCCAAGGTCGAGACCGGCGGCGGCGTGGACTCGACCAACATCAGCTTTTCCTGTCTCAAGGGCGATTTCGACGATGTGTTCGCCGTGTTCGTTGATCTGCTCCACAACCCCGAGTTCCGTGAGGACAAGATCGATCTTGCCAAAGACCAGGTGAACACCGCTATCTCGCGCCGCAACGATCAGATCGGCAGTATCGCAAGCCGCGAGTCCACGAAGCTGGCCTACGGCACGGAGAACCCATACGCTCGCCAGGCGGAGTACGCCACCGTCGCGTCCGTCACGCGCCAGGACCTGCTCGACTTCCACAAGAAACACGTGCAGCCGAATAACATCATTCTCGGCATCACCGGCGACTTCGACAGCAAAGCACTGGAGGCCACGCTGCGCAAGGCGTTCGACGCCTGGGCGCGCGGTCCGGCATACAAGCAAACGCCGGCGGAGTTCAAGGGCGCGAAACCGGGGGTCTATTTCGTCGCGAAGGAAGATGTGAACCAGAGCGCGATCCGCATGATGTATCCGGTCAACGTGACGCGCCGCAGCCCCGATTACTTCGCCATCGAAGTCATGAACGAGGTGCTCGGGGGAGGGTTTGCGTCGCGCCTGATGACCAACGTCCGCTCGAAGAAGGGGCTCGCTTACGCGGTCGGCGGCGGATTGGGAGTGCCGTTCGATCATCCCGGCATCCTCCGACTGTCGCTCGGAACCAAGAGCCAGACGACCGTCGAGGGCACACAGGCGCTGAAAGAGGAGATGGTGGGCATGCTCCAGCATCCGCCGACCGATGAAGAGCTCAAGCGCGCCAAGGACGACATCCTCAACGCGTTTATCTTCAATTTCGATTCGAAGGCGAAGGTGATGCGGGAGCGGATGGCGTACGAGTTCTACGGTTATCCGGCCGACTTCCTCGAGCAGTATCGCAGCGGGATCGAGAAGGTGACCACGGCCGACGTGGCCCGGATGGCGCAGAAGTACCTGCATCCGGACCAATTGGCTGTGCTGGTGGTCGGTAACGACAAGGATTTCGACAAGCCGCTGGCATCGCTGGGGCCGGTGACGACGATCGATATCACCATTCCTCCGCCGCCGGGCGAAGAGAGCGCACAGCCGGCGGGAGCCGCAGGCAGCGCAGCTCCTGCGAGTTCCAACGCCGAGGGCAAGGCGCTGATCGCAAGAGTGGTCGAAGGAATGGGGGGCGCTGCCAAACTGGACACGGTCAAGGCATTCCGTCAGACCGCTACCATGACCATGCAGTCGCCCCAGGGACCGACTGAAATGGAGTACGAATCGATCGTCGTGCCGCCGGACCACTCGCGCACCACCATGCAGACGCCGATGGGGGAGATCACGATGGTGCTAGGGCCCAACGTAGCCTTCATGCAGTCGGGCGACAGCACCCAGGAGATGCCGCAACAGCAGCGCGAAAACGTAGCTAACAGCAACAAGCGGGACTTCATCAACATAGCGCAGCACCGGGATGACCCGAAGTACAACTTCGTCGCCGGCGGAACGGAGAAGATTGGGAGCGTGGAAGCCCGGATCGTGGAGATCGATGCCGATGGCGCACGGGCCCGGTGGTTCGTCGATCCGCAAACCGGCCACGTGCTGCGAGCCATCTTCGAACGCAATACACCCTCTGGTCCGGTGCAGACGACCGCGGATTATTCCGATTGGCGGACGGTCAACGGCATCACATTGCCCTTCAAACGCACGCTCACCGAGGGCGGTAAAGTGGGCGGTGGGGCGGAGATCAAGGAGTTTGTGGTCAATCCGGCGGTGGATCCGAAGCTTTTCGAGAAGCCACCTGCCTCGGCGCAAAAGTGA
- the glgA gene encoding glycogen synthase GlgA, translating into MRIAFAASECVPFSKTGGLADVVGALPPALSALGHDVTVYLPRYKQTKLTDPKTVLKSVTIPFDDSHRFCSVLDGGKHSGVQFYFIEYPPFFERDALYGTPTGDYPDNAERFALYSRAVLEATKILGVPDVFHCHDWQSSLIPVLLRSVYAEDPVFRGVPSVLTIHNMGYQGLFPPDTLPLLMLSWDLFTIDKMEFYGKVNFLKGALTFADFVTTVSKKYSQEIQTAEYGFGLEGVLRGRAATVTGILNGVDYDQWSPEKDKFIKAKYSSEDLSGKAECKRDLLAEFGCTGANVDLPVIGIVSRFAAQKGFDLISQIADRLAREELIIVALGAGDKEYEDLFRRLNKQFPQKIAVKVAYDNAIAHKIEAGADMFLMPSRYEPCGLNQIYSLKYGTVPVVRATGGLDDTIEPWDAKAGKGTGFKFSEYSGEALLLTIHQALAAFKDKAGWQKLMRNGMAKDFSWNNSAKEFVRVYERVRQTRSAAA; encoded by the coding sequence ATGCGTATCGCCTTCGCGGCCTCGGAGTGCGTTCCTTTCTCCAAGACCGGGGGCCTGGCGGACGTGGTCGGCGCACTGCCGCCCGCCCTCTCCGCCCTCGGCCACGACGTCACAGTCTACCTGCCGCGTTACAAGCAGACCAAGCTCACCGATCCCAAAACCGTCCTGAAAAGCGTCACCATACCCTTCGACGACAGCCATCGTTTTTGCTCCGTGTTAGACGGCGGGAAGCACTCGGGCGTGCAATTCTACTTTATCGAGTATCCGCCTTTCTTCGAGCGCGACGCCCTCTACGGCACTCCGACCGGCGATTATCCCGACAACGCCGAGCGCTTTGCGCTCTATTCGCGCGCGGTGCTGGAAGCCACCAAGATCCTCGGCGTGCCCGACGTCTTCCACTGCCACGACTGGCAGAGTTCGCTCATTCCCGTGCTGCTGCGTTCCGTCTACGCGGAGGACCCGGTATTCCGCGGCGTGCCCTCCGTTCTCACCATCCACAATATGGGCTACCAGGGCCTGTTCCCACCGGACACTCTGCCGCTGCTCATGCTTTCCTGGGACCTGTTCACCATCGACAAGATGGAATTCTACGGCAAGGTGAATTTCCTTAAAGGGGCTCTTACCTTCGCGGACTTCGTCACCACTGTCAGCAAGAAGTACAGCCAGGAGATCCAGACCGCCGAGTACGGCTTCGGCCTGGAAGGCGTGTTGCGTGGCCGTGCTGCCACCGTCACCGGCATCCTGAACGGCGTGGACTACGACCAGTGGAGCCCGGAGAAAGACAAGTTCATCAAAGCCAAGTACTCGTCCGAGGACCTGAGCGGCAAGGCGGAGTGCAAGAGGGACCTGCTGGCGGAATTTGGCTGCACCGGCGCCAACGTCGACCTGCCCGTCATCGGCATCGTGTCGCGGTTCGCGGCGCAGAAAGGGTTTGACCTGATTTCCCAGATCGCCGACCGCCTGGCTCGCGAAGAGCTGATCATCGTCGCCCTGGGCGCGGGCGACAAGGAGTACGAGGACCTGTTCCGCCGCCTCAACAAGCAGTTCCCGCAGAAGATCGCGGTCAAAGTGGCCTACGACAATGCCATCGCGCACAAGATCGAGGCCGGGGCCGACATGTTCCTCATGCCCTCGCGCTACGAGCCCTGCGGTCTGAACCAGATCTACAGCCTGAAGTACGGCACCGTGCCGGTGGTGCGCGCCACCGGCGGCCTCGACGACACCATCGAGCCCTGGGACGCCAAGGCGGGCAAGGGCACTGGCTTCAAGTTCAGCGAGTACAGCGGAGAAGCGCTGCTGCTTACCATCCACCAGGCGCTGGCCGCGTTCAAGGATAAGGCCGGCTGGCAGAAACTCATGCGCAACGGCATGGCGAAGGACTTCTCCTGGAACAACTCCGCGAAGGAGTTTGTGCGTGTGTACGAGCGCGTGCGGCAGACGCGCTCGGCTGCCGCCTGA
- a CDS encoding FkbM family methyltransferase, with protein sequence MSLSLPILKGPLKGMRWLVATRVNFFMGTYEPEQTAAFQQVVRPGSVVYDVGAHYGYYSLLASQLAGPSGRVIAFEPSPRNLSVLRRHIQLNHADNVTVLETAVSDHEGEARFDDRAGSGVGHLSPTGPITVRLTTLDALGERFPAPDVVTIDVEGAEEAVLAGGRSLLEHTRPAIFLSTHGAALRESCTRTLTGLGYHLRELVPGELLATP encoded by the coding sequence GTGAGCCTTTCGCTGCCGATCCTTAAGGGGCCGCTCAAGGGCATGCGGTGGCTGGTGGCCACGCGCGTCAACTTCTTTATGGGAACCTACGAGCCGGAGCAGACCGCGGCGTTTCAGCAAGTGGTGCGCCCGGGATCCGTAGTGTACGACGTGGGCGCGCACTACGGTTATTACAGCCTGCTGGCGTCACAGTTGGCCGGGCCAAGTGGCCGGGTGATCGCTTTCGAGCCCTCGCCGCGTAACCTTTCTGTGCTGCGGCGTCACATCCAACTCAATCATGCGGACAACGTTACCGTGCTGGAAACCGCCGTCAGCGATCACGAAGGCGAGGCACGCTTCGATGATCGCGCCGGCTCGGGCGTGGGCCATCTCTCGCCGACGGGTCCTATCACTGTCCGGCTGACGACGCTCGATGCACTTGGCGAGCGCTTCCCTGCCCCTGACGTCGTAACGATCGACGTGGAAGGCGCGGAAGAGGCCGTGCTCGCCGGCGGACGCAGCCTGCTGGAGCACACACGACCGGCCATCTTCCTCTCTACACACGGGGCTGCGCTGCGGGAGAGCTGTACGCGAACGCTCACCGGGCTTGGCTACCACCTGCGCGAACTCGTGCCCGGCGAACTGCTGGCCACGCCGTGA
- the rsmA gene encoding 16S rRNA (adenine(1518)-N(6)/adenine(1519)-N(6))-dimethyltransferase RsmA has product MGRRPARETRRPRLGQNFLADPRAAERIVNALGDVSQRVVIEIGPGRGALTSLLANRAGYLIAIELDRVLGAQLRMKHANRPNLEIVEGDVLDIDLGRLMRRERRTSGDIHPGASDKAVVVGNLPYYITSPILLHLLRFHEVMTEIVIMVQKEVADRIAAKPGSRDYGLLSATTQLYAKIEKLFTLPPGAFAPPPKVHSTVLRLTVQPQVESLKVSGREFEDYLKLSFGQKRKTLRNNLRERYQDEDIRRALAAAGVKADERAEAISLAKAASMFRHLRGTQ; this is encoded by the coding sequence ATGGGTAGAAGGCCCGCGAGGGAAACGCGGCGTCCCAGATTGGGACAGAACTTTCTCGCCGATCCGAGGGCGGCGGAACGCATTGTGAACGCGTTGGGCGACGTGTCGCAGCGCGTGGTCATCGAGATCGGCCCCGGCCGGGGTGCGCTGACCTCACTGCTGGCGAACCGCGCCGGGTACCTGATCGCCATCGAGCTCGACCGGGTCCTGGGAGCGCAATTGCGCATGAAGCACGCCAATCGGCCGAATCTCGAGATCGTGGAAGGGGACGTGCTCGACATCGACCTTGGCAGACTGATGCGCCGCGAGCGCCGGACCTCAGGCGATATCCACCCGGGCGCCAGCGACAAGGCGGTGGTCGTCGGCAACCTGCCGTACTACATCACTTCCCCCATCCTCCTGCACCTGCTGCGGTTCCACGAGGTGATGACGGAGATTGTGATCATGGTGCAGAAGGAGGTGGCGGACCGCATCGCGGCCAAGCCGGGGTCGCGCGACTACGGGCTGCTTTCGGCGACGACGCAGCTCTACGCCAAGATTGAAAAGCTGTTCACGCTACCTCCGGGCGCGTTCGCGCCGCCACCCAAAGTTCACTCCACGGTGCTGCGCCTCACGGTCCAGCCACAGGTCGAGAGCCTAAAGGTTTCGGGTCGGGAGTTCGAGGATTACTTGAAGCTTTCGTTCGGCCAGAAGCGAAAGACGCTGCGCAACAACCTGCGGGAGCGCTACCAGGACGAAGACATCCGCCGCGCTTTGGCGGCGGCTGGAGTGAAAGCGGATGAGCGCGCCGAGGCCATTTCCCTAGCCAAAGCTGCCTCCATGTTCCGTCACCTGCGTGGAACACAGTAG
- a CDS encoding insulinase family protein: protein MKSPRRGLVLAFLLFFLVPAWAQDVASFEKRVTVKKLPNGLTVVICQRPEAPVFSFYTLVDAGSSQDPSGETGLAHMFEHMAFKGTDRIGTKNWPAEKIALEKVEQAYAAYRAESLKEVGKDPKKLEELQKAWKDAIAEADQYVIPEEFSNAIESQGGVGMNASTNMDQTDYFYSMPANRTQLWAYMESERMRNPVMREFYKERDVVIEERRMRTDSSPIGRLVEQFQSSAYIAHPYHRPTIGWMSDLNNFSATDALNFYNVYYVPANMTVAVVGDVKPEQLLPLVERYFGQIPTRPEPLPLRTQEPAQKSEREVVLEDRAQPFYLEGYHRPDYRDPDDVVYDAITDLMSNGRTSRLYRSLVRDKKIAADAEGFSGFPGTKYPSLFAFYAVPTPGHTTAELREAIHAEIERVKAQDVTDEELKMIKTRAKADLIRSLGENEGLATALAIYQARFGDWRELFRQVDKIDKVTKSDIRRVANTIFVPENRTVGILQTRKPAAATKGGRQ from the coding sequence ATGAAGTCCCCGCGACGCGGGCTGGTGCTCGCGTTTCTGCTTTTCTTCCTCGTTCCCGCCTGGGCCCAGGACGTCGCTTCTTTCGAAAAGCGGGTCACAGTCAAGAAACTCCCCAATGGATTGACGGTCGTCATTTGCCAGCGTCCGGAGGCGCCGGTGTTCTCGTTCTACACATTGGTGGACGCCGGCTCGTCGCAGGACCCGTCCGGAGAAACCGGTCTGGCCCACATGTTCGAGCACATGGCTTTCAAGGGTACGGACAGGATCGGCACCAAGAACTGGCCGGCGGAGAAGATCGCGCTGGAGAAAGTCGAGCAGGCGTACGCGGCGTACCGGGCCGAATCGCTGAAGGAGGTCGGCAAGGACCCGAAGAAGCTGGAGGAACTGCAGAAAGCCTGGAAGGATGCCATCGCCGAAGCCGACCAGTACGTGATCCCGGAAGAATTCTCGAACGCGATCGAGAGCCAGGGCGGCGTAGGGATGAACGCCTCCACCAACATGGATCAGACGGACTATTTCTACTCCATGCCGGCGAACCGGACGCAGCTCTGGGCCTACATGGAATCGGAGCGGATGCGCAACCCCGTCATGCGCGAGTTCTATAAGGAGCGCGACGTGGTCATCGAAGAGCGGAGGATGCGGACTGACAGCAGCCCCATCGGCCGCCTCGTGGAACAGTTCCAGTCATCGGCGTACATCGCGCATCCGTATCACCGGCCTACCATCGGGTGGATGTCGGATCTGAACAACTTTTCCGCGACTGACGCGCTCAATTTTTACAACGTTTATTACGTGCCGGCGAACATGACCGTCGCGGTCGTAGGGGACGTCAAGCCGGAGCAGTTGCTCCCGCTGGTGGAAAGATACTTCGGCCAGATCCCCACCCGCCCGGAGCCGCTACCCCTCCGCACGCAGGAACCAGCGCAGAAATCCGAGCGCGAGGTCGTGCTCGAGGACCGAGCCCAGCCGTTCTACCTCGAGGGCTACCACCGTCCAGATTACCGCGATCCCGACGACGTGGTGTACGACGCGATCACTGACCTGATGTCGAACGGCCGCACTTCGCGCCTGTACCGATCGCTGGTCCGGGACAAGAAGATCGCGGCCGATGCGGAAGGGTTCAGCGGCTTCCCCGGAACCAAGTACCCCAGCCTGTTCGCGTTCTACGCGGTGCCCACGCCGGGCCATACGACGGCTGAACTGCGCGAAGCGATCCATGCCGAGATCGAGCGGGTGAAAGCGCAGGACGTCACTGACGAAGAGCTGAAGATGATCAAGACCCGGGCCAAGGCGGACCTGATCCGCAGTCTGGGAGAGAACGAAGGGTTGGCGACCGCACTCGCGATCTACCAGGCGCGGTTCGGCGACTGGCGCGAGCTGTTCCGGCAGGTGGACAAGATCGATAAGGTGACGAAATCAGACATCCGGCGCGTGGCCAACACGATCTTCGTCCCAGAGAACCGTACGGTGGGCATCCTGCAGACACGCAAGCCGGCCGCCGCGACCAAAGGAGGCCGGCAATGA
- a CDS encoding FecR family protein, whose protein sequence is MSIRKVGYALLLSALVCAGLPAWADSLARIVRLSYVDGDVQIDRGTGRGFERAVLNLPVVQGAQLATRDSASAEVEFEDGSTLRLIPNTSVAFHELGLRSSGERVSGIDLIDGTVYLEATRKKDDFTITTGSQTIALTHPARFRISRSGSEVRLAVFKGDVDARTESGSVRVKKDETFALNLEDPSQYQLAKGVDEESYDAWNRERDQYRETYASTHHEGYNSQYNYGYSDLNYFGSFAQYSSYGLLWRPYNVGPSWDPFGDGAWMYYPGHGYMWVSAYPWGWMPYRYGSWIYVPGYGWAWRPARTWNTWYAVPVIYRAPVGYVAPQPPMVKTTPGVVPGTVVVGKGPIDTVRSERFTRWTLDQERKANTSAAKKGRVSPVPPSSAVSPAAPAATAPATTTPAPSAAPGVHSHRRADVDRDAGMKKGAGGTAPSVAPVPRSAPPAAAPPPPAATHPRSSSSPSSTKTGPHFSDGSRSSASSGGSTSHSSGSASRSTSSSSSGSKSTGGEKK, encoded by the coding sequence ATGTCCATCCGAAAAGTGGGCTACGCACTTCTGCTTTCGGCGCTCGTTTGCGCAGGGCTGCCCGCCTGGGCGGACTCTCTCGCGCGCATCGTGCGCTTGAGTTACGTAGACGGCGACGTGCAGATCGATCGCGGCACGGGCCGCGGATTCGAGCGCGCCGTACTCAACCTGCCCGTCGTTCAAGGGGCGCAACTGGCGACCCGCGACAGCGCCAGCGCCGAGGTCGAATTCGAGGACGGCAGTACTCTCCGCCTTATTCCCAACACTTCTGTGGCGTTCCATGAGCTCGGCTTGCGCAGTTCCGGCGAGCGCGTGTCTGGGATCGATCTGATCGATGGGACCGTCTACCTTGAGGCCACCAGGAAAAAGGACGATTTCACCATCACAACCGGCAGCCAGACGATTGCTCTGACCCATCCGGCCCGCTTCCGTATCTCCCGCAGCGGCTCCGAGGTCCGGCTCGCGGTCTTCAAAGGCGACGTCGATGCTCGTACTGAGAGCGGCTCGGTGCGCGTCAAGAAGGACGAGACCTTCGCTCTCAATCTCGAGGATCCGTCCCAGTACCAGCTGGCGAAGGGTGTGGATGAGGAAAGCTACGATGCCTGGAACCGGGAGCGCGACCAGTATCGCGAGACCTACGCCTCGACGCATCACGAGGGCTACAACTCGCAATACAACTACGGCTATAGCGACCTGAATTACTTCGGCAGCTTTGCACAGTATTCCAGCTACGGATTGCTGTGGCGTCCCTATAACGTGGGCCCGTCCTGGGATCCCTTCGGCGACGGCGCCTGGATGTACTACCCGGGCCACGGTTACATGTGGGTATCGGCCTATCCCTGGGGCTGGATGCCTTACCGCTACGGAAGCTGGATATACGTTCCGGGGTACGGATGGGCTTGGCGCCCGGCACGCACCTGGAACACCTGGTACGCAGTGCCGGTGATCTACCGTGCGCCGGTGGGATACGTCGCTCCGCAGCCGCCGATGGTCAAGACGACCCCCGGAGTCGTGCCGGGGACTGTCGTGGTCGGCAAGGGCCCGATTGACACGGTCCGCAGCGAGCGCTTCACCCGCTGGACTCTGGATCAAGAGCGCAAGGCCAACACGTCAGCGGCTAAGAAGGGGCGCGTGAGTCCGGTACCGCCATCGTCGGCGGTCTCTCCTGCTGCCCCGGCAGCGACGGCGCCGGCCACAACCACGCCTGCACCTTCGGCGGCTCCCGGAGTGCATTCGCACCGACGTGCCGACGTGGATCGCGATGCCGGGATGAAGAAGGGTGCTGGCGGCACTGCGCCCAGCGTCGCTCCTGTACCCCGCTCGGCGCCTCCGGCGGCCGCGCCTCCGCCACCGGCAGCAACTCATCCGCGGTCTTCTTCGAGTCCATCTTCGACGAAGACCGGGCCGCATTTTTCCGACGGGTCCCGTTCCTCGGCGTCCTCTGGTGGCAGCACGTCCCACTCCAGTGGCAGCGCGTCTCGCTCCACCAGCAGCAGCAGTAGCGGGTCGAAAAGCACGGGTGGTGAAAAGAAATAA
- the ruvC gene encoding crossover junction endodeoxyribonuclease RuvC translates to MRVLGIDCGGEVTGYGIVEQGSDLKLVHVTSGAIKLSMRLTLAMRLAHVFSELRTIIQLHRPDVAAVEDVFYALNAKTALKLGQVRGVAMLAASSCGLEVAEYAPLTIKSAVVGYGKAEKSQVQQMVARLLGLKEPPQPSDVADALAIAICHLHTSATLLRQGAGGTR, encoded by the coding sequence ATGCGTGTTCTGGGGATCGACTGCGGCGGGGAAGTGACAGGGTACGGGATCGTCGAGCAGGGAAGTGACCTCAAGCTCGTGCACGTGACCTCCGGCGCCATCAAGCTCTCGATGCGCCTCACCCTGGCCATGCGGCTAGCGCACGTGTTCAGCGAGCTGCGCACCATCATCCAGTTACACCGCCCGGACGTCGCCGCGGTCGAGGATGTCTTTTACGCGCTGAACGCCAAGACGGCTCTGAAGCTGGGGCAGGTGCGCGGCGTGGCCATGCTCGCCGCCTCCAGTTGCGGGTTGGAGGTCGCCGAGTACGCCCCTCTGACCATCAAGTCGGCGGTGGTCGGCTACGGTAAGGCGGAAAAATCGCAGGTGCAGCAGATGGTCGCGCGCCTGCTTGGTCTGAAGGAACCCCCGCAGCCCTCCGATGTCGCGGACGCGCTGGCCATCGCCATCTGCCACCTGCACACCTCGGCGACCCTGTTGCGCCAGGGTGCCGGCGGAACCAGATGA
- the amrB gene encoding AmmeMemoRadiSam system protein B — translation MPLVRHPAVAGRFYPAQPDVLLHDIKSYLRPTAEKVTALGCIVPHAGYMYSGHVAGAVYARLDLPSRYIILCPNHTGMGKPLAVMKQGVWDTPLGQARVDEELAAELLKSSKLVSEDADAHRAEHALEVQLPFLQAMQSNFTFVPITVGVGSFEPLQGLGEAMASLIAKCKERVLIVASSDMNHYESDAVTRVKDHKAIDKILALDPRGLFDVIMHEDISMCGYGPTVAMLTAAKILGASSAELVKYATSGDVSGDRNMVVGYAGVIVR, via the coding sequence ATGCCTCTTGTACGGCACCCGGCGGTCGCCGGACGCTTCTATCCCGCCCAGCCGGACGTCCTCCTGCATGACATCAAGTCCTACCTGCGGCCTACGGCCGAGAAGGTAACCGCCCTGGGCTGCATCGTGCCCCACGCCGGTTATATGTACTCGGGGCACGTGGCAGGAGCGGTGTACGCGCGCCTCGATCTGCCTTCCCGTTACATCATTCTGTGCCCCAACCATACCGGCATGGGAAAACCGCTCGCGGTGATGAAGCAAGGCGTGTGGGATACGCCTCTCGGCCAGGCGCGGGTGGACGAGGAACTCGCCGCGGAACTGCTGAAGTCCTCGAAACTGGTCAGCGAGGATGCGGATGCCCATCGGGCCGAGCATGCGCTGGAAGTGCAGCTTCCTTTCCTCCAGGCCATGCAGTCGAACTTCACCTTCGTGCCGATCACGGTGGGAGTCGGCTCGTTCGAACCGTTGCAGGGGCTGGGAGAGGCCATGGCGAGCCTCATCGCCAAGTGCAAGGAACGCGTGCTGATCGTCGCCTCCAGCGACATGAACCATTACGAGTCGGACGCGGTCACGCGGGTCAAGGACCACAAGGCGATCGACAAGATCCTGGCTTTGGATCCGCGCGGGCTGTTCGATGTGATCATGCACGAGGACATCAGCATGTGTGGCTACGGGCCGACGGTGGCCATGCTCACGGCGGCCAAGATCCTGGGCGCAAGTTCCGCAGAACTGGTGAAGTACGCGACCTCAGGCGACGTCTCCGGCGACCGCAATATGGTGGTGGGTTACGCCGGGGTGATCGTCCGCTGA